The following are encoded together in the Streptomyces sp. NBC_00341 genome:
- a CDS encoding TetR/AcrR family transcriptional regulator — translation MAGQKKDSSKGTAGGPDPSLWQRLEQPATTPRASLTLERIGAVAVEIADAEGVAAVTMRRLATELGVAPMAAYRHVSGKDDLWALMAERVSAEMQIPAVVTEWREVLRTFGLLTRDMMLRHPWIGQLPTHLFVLTPGRLAIAERQLAALDGLGLDEDSMMVAFRTVSAFAHGASQSEMALREWTESAGWSSGDETRLGLAPQMTYLMGTGRYPTYRRYGLRATRKDDATWAFETGLDCVLDGIAARLGI, via the coding sequence GTGGCCGGCCAGAAGAAGGACAGCAGCAAGGGCACCGCCGGCGGGCCGGACCCCTCCCTCTGGCAGCGACTGGAGCAGCCGGCGACCACACCCCGGGCCTCACTGACCCTGGAGCGGATCGGGGCCGTCGCCGTGGAGATCGCGGACGCGGAGGGCGTCGCCGCCGTCACCATGCGCAGGCTCGCCACGGAACTGGGCGTCGCCCCCATGGCCGCCTACCGCCACGTCTCCGGCAAGGACGACCTGTGGGCCCTGATGGCCGAGCGGGTGTCCGCAGAGATGCAGATCCCGGCCGTGGTGACCGAATGGCGCGAGGTGCTGCGCACCTTCGGCCTGCTGACCCGGGACATGATGCTGCGGCACCCGTGGATCGGACAGCTGCCGACCCATCTCTTCGTACTCACTCCCGGCCGGCTGGCCATCGCGGAACGGCAGCTCGCGGCGCTCGACGGGCTCGGCCTCGACGAGGACTCGATGATGGTCGCGTTCCGTACCGTGAGCGCCTTCGCCCATGGCGCCAGTCAGTCGGAGATGGCCCTGCGGGAGTGGACGGAGTCCGCGGGCTGGTCGTCAGGCGACGAGACGCGCCTCGGACTGGCGCCGCAGATGACGTACCTGATGGGCACCGGGCGCTATCCCACCTACCGGCGCTACGGGCTGCGGGCGACCCGCAAGGACGACGCGACCTGGGCGTTCGAGACGGGCCTGGACTGCGTGCTGGACGGGATCGCCGCCCGGCTCGGCATCTGA
- a CDS encoding acyl-CoA dehydrogenase family protein, translating into MRRTVFNEDHEAFRETIRAFIAAEVVPVYDEWFAAGQAPRDFYLKLGELGVFGINVDEEYDGAGIDSHKYEAVIYEETARAGVSFGGSGVHTLLGLPYIKMLATDEQKKRWLPKFTTGEEMWALAMTEPGTGSDVAGMKTTAKLSEDGTHYVLNGAKTFITGGVHADRVIVCARTSAPREDDRRFGISLFAVDTKSEGYSVGRKLDKLGLKVSDTAELAFVDVKVPAEDLLGEENKGFGYLGTNLASERWGIAFGAYAQAAAAVRFAKEYVLDRTVFGKTVASFQNTKFELAACQAEVDAAQAVADRALEALDAGELTAAEAASAKLFCTEVAHRVIDRCLQLHGGYGFMNEYPIARLYADNRVNRIYGGTSEVMKSIIAKSMGL; encoded by the coding sequence GTGCGCCGTACGGTATTCAACGAGGACCACGAGGCGTTCCGGGAGACCATCCGCGCCTTCATCGCGGCCGAGGTCGTGCCGGTGTACGACGAGTGGTTCGCGGCCGGCCAGGCCCCGCGCGACTTCTACCTCAAGCTCGGCGAGCTGGGCGTCTTCGGGATCAACGTGGACGAGGAGTACGACGGCGCGGGCATCGACTCGCACAAGTACGAGGCCGTCATCTACGAGGAGACCGCCCGCGCGGGCGTGTCCTTCGGCGGCTCCGGGGTGCACACGCTGCTCGGCCTGCCCTACATCAAGATGCTCGCCACCGACGAGCAGAAGAAGCGCTGGCTGCCGAAGTTCACCACCGGCGAGGAGATGTGGGCCCTCGCGATGACCGAGCCGGGCACCGGTTCCGACGTCGCGGGCATGAAGACCACCGCCAAGCTCTCCGAGGACGGCACGCACTACGTCCTCAACGGCGCCAAGACCTTCATCACCGGCGGTGTGCACGCCGACCGGGTCATCGTCTGCGCCCGTACCTCCGCCCCGCGCGAGGACGACCGCCGCTTCGGCATCTCGCTGTTCGCCGTCGACACCAAGTCCGAGGGCTACTCGGTCGGCCGCAAGCTCGACAAGCTGGGCCTGAAGGTCTCCGACACCGCGGAGCTGGCGTTCGTCGACGTCAAGGTCCCGGCGGAGGACCTCCTCGGTGAGGAGAACAAGGGCTTCGGCTACCTCGGCACCAACCTGGCCTCCGAGCGCTGGGGCATCGCCTTCGGCGCGTACGCGCAGGCCGCGGCGGCTGTCCGGTTCGCCAAGGAGTACGTGCTCGACCGCACCGTCTTCGGCAAGACCGTCGCCTCGTTCCAGAACACCAAGTTCGAGCTGGCCGCCTGCCAGGCCGAGGTGGACGCGGCCCAGGCCGTCGCCGACCGTGCGCTGGAGGCGCTGGACGCCGGTGAGCTGACCGCCGCGGAGGCCGCCTCCGCGAAGCTGTTCTGCACCGAGGTCGCGCACCGCGTGATCGACCGCTGCCTCCAGCTGCACGGCGGCTACGGCTTCATGAACGAGTACCCGATCGCCCGCCTGTACGCGGACAACCGGGTCAACCGGATCTACGGCGGCACCAGCGAGGTCATGAAGTCGATCATCGCCAAGTCCATGGGCCTGTAG
- a CDS encoding acyl-CoA thioesterase, whose product MSTAHDPLHDLLQLLDLEQIERDIFRGTSRSALVPRVFGGQVAAQALVAAGRTVPADRSAHSLHSYFLRAGDPGAPIVYSVDRIRDGRSFTTRRVVAVQHGQPIFHLSASFQTYEAGLEHQAAMPAAPDPETLPTAAEMLPRYADRFSDPGVVDRLIEARAAVDLRYVDAPPFGTVGESREPRSQVWFRTNGKLADDPLLHVCMATYVSDMTLLDSVLLAHGRGGWAVGDVVGASLDHAMWFHRPFRADEWLLYDQESPSASGGRGLGQARIYTQDGRLAITVIQEGVIRVPRKG is encoded by the coding sequence ATGAGCACCGCACACGACCCCCTGCACGATCTGCTCCAGTTGCTCGACCTGGAGCAGATCGAGCGGGACATCTTCCGGGGCACGAGCCGTTCGGCGCTCGTGCCCCGCGTCTTCGGCGGACAGGTCGCGGCCCAGGCGCTGGTCGCCGCGGGCCGCACTGTCCCCGCCGACAGGAGCGCCCACTCGCTGCATTCGTACTTCCTGCGGGCGGGCGACCCCGGCGCGCCGATCGTCTACAGCGTCGACCGCATCCGGGACGGGCGCTCCTTCACCACCCGGCGGGTCGTCGCCGTCCAGCACGGGCAGCCGATCTTCCACCTCTCCGCGTCCTTCCAGACGTACGAGGCGGGCCTGGAGCACCAGGCGGCCATGCCGGCCGCGCCGGACCCGGAGACGCTGCCCACGGCCGCCGAGATGCTGCCGCGCTACGCGGACCGGTTCAGCGACCCCGGTGTCGTGGACCGGCTCATCGAGGCGCGGGCGGCGGTCGACCTGCGGTACGTGGACGCGCCGCCGTTCGGCACCGTCGGGGAGTCGCGCGAGCCCCGCTCGCAGGTGTGGTTCCGTACCAACGGCAAGCTCGCCGACGATCCGCTGCTGCACGTCTGCATGGCGACGTACGTCTCCGACATGACGCTCCTCGACTCGGTGCTCCTGGCCCACGGGCGCGGCGGCTGGGCGGTCGGTGACGTGGTGGGCGCGAGCCTGGACCACGCGATGTGGTTCCACCGGCCGTTCCGGGCCGACGAATGGCTGCTGTACGACCAGGAGTCGCCGTCCGCGTCCGGCGGGCGCGGGCTGGGCCAGGCCCGTATCTACACACAGGACGGCCGCCTCGCGATCACCGTCATCCAGGAGGGCGTCATCCGGGTCCCCCGGAAGGGCTGA
- a CDS encoding cation diffusion facilitator family transporter, with product MSDEKSAGGESTFTVVVAALANLGIAVAKAVAGLISGSSAMLSEAAHSVADTVTEVLLLTALKRSEKPADEEHPLGYGPERYIWAMLASVATFVGGAVFSIYDGVHTLVAGEDLGDPLVSYIVLAIAFLLEGFSLRTGLRQVRGEAARLGAAPARYFRRTPDTAVKAVVMEDSAALAGLLLAAGGLLGGQLSGSGVWDGVASVLIGVLLVYVAWVLGRSNAQLLIGRPVPQSMRTGMREELLSVPHIIEVLELTTLIQGPTEILVAAKVDFRDVASAEQVEWACEEAEQQLRERYPSIQRVYLDPTPGVAQRRRARAAGGNPVVGPGDGKGNGDGGGLFTDRLED from the coding sequence ATGAGTGACGAGAAATCAGCGGGTGGGGAGTCCACGTTCACGGTCGTCGTCGCCGCGTTGGCCAACCTCGGCATCGCCGTGGCGAAGGCCGTCGCGGGGCTGATCAGCGGATCGAGCGCGATGCTCTCCGAGGCGGCGCACTCGGTCGCCGACACCGTCACCGAGGTGCTGCTGCTCACCGCGCTCAAGCGCAGCGAGAAGCCCGCCGACGAGGAACACCCACTGGGGTACGGCCCCGAGCGGTACATCTGGGCGATGCTCGCCTCCGTCGCCACCTTCGTCGGCGGCGCGGTCTTCTCGATCTACGACGGTGTGCACACCCTGGTCGCGGGCGAGGACCTCGGTGATCCGCTCGTCTCGTACATCGTGCTCGCCATCGCCTTCCTGCTGGAGGGCTTCTCGTTGCGCACCGGGCTGCGCCAGGTGCGCGGCGAGGCGGCCCGGCTGGGCGCCGCCCCGGCCCGCTACTTCCGCCGCACGCCCGACACCGCGGTCAAGGCCGTGGTGATGGAGGACTCGGCGGCCCTGGCCGGACTGCTGCTGGCCGCGGGCGGACTGCTCGGCGGCCAGCTGTCCGGCTCGGGTGTGTGGGACGGGGTCGCTTCGGTCCTGATCGGCGTCCTGCTCGTGTACGTGGCCTGGGTGCTCGGCCGTTCGAACGCCCAGCTGCTGATCGGCCGTCCGGTCCCGCAGTCGATGCGGACCGGGATGCGGGAGGAACTGCTCTCGGTGCCGCACATCATCGAGGTGCTGGAGCTGACCACCCTCATCCAGGGGCCGACCGAGATCCTGGTCGCCGCGAAGGTCGACTTCCGGGACGTGGCCAGTGCCGAGCAGGTGGAGTGGGCCTGCGAGGAGGCGGAGCAGCAGTTGCGGGAGCGGTACCCGTCGATCCAGCGCGTCTATCTGGACCCGACGCCCGGGGTGGCGCAGCGCCGCCGAGCGCGTGCCGCCGGAGGCAATCCGGTGGTCGGGCCCGGAGACGGGAAAGGCAACGGGGACGGCGGAGGGCTGTTCACCGACCGCCTGGAGGACTGA
- a CDS encoding phosphatase, translating into MPIPSRAALVEQLVRTRIAGDVATPRDNNLSHYRKLANGDRHFWLGLELGDRWRDEQDVLAVMAERCGVSDDPEHRFGQDTIDPELTVDALDRAAARLRKAADGSERVLFATGHPGGLLDVHRQTAAALRAAGCEIVRIPSGLMADEGMVFQFADVAVQERGATLWHTHSPAPMAAILDGMEREGRPMPDLVVADHGWAGCAAQRGLDAIGYADCNDPALFLGEAEGTLQVAVPLDDHVLDPRFYDPMTEYLLDAAGLL; encoded by the coding sequence ATGCCGATACCCAGCCGCGCCGCCCTCGTCGAACAGCTCGTCCGTACGCGTATAGCCGGAGACGTCGCCACTCCGCGCGACAACAACCTCTCCCACTACCGCAAGCTAGCCAACGGCGACCGCCACTTCTGGCTGGGCCTGGAGCTGGGCGACCGGTGGCGCGACGAGCAGGACGTGCTGGCCGTGATGGCCGAGCGGTGCGGGGTCAGCGACGACCCGGAGCACCGGTTCGGCCAGGACACCATCGACCCCGAGCTCACCGTCGACGCCCTGGACCGGGCGGCGGCCAGGCTGCGCAAGGCGGCCGACGGCTCGGAGCGGGTGCTGTTCGCCACCGGTCACCCGGGCGGGCTGCTGGACGTCCACCGGCAGACGGCGGCCGCCCTGCGGGCCGCGGGCTGCGAGATCGTCCGGATCCCGTCCGGGCTGATGGCGGACGAGGGCATGGTCTTCCAGTTCGCGGACGTCGCCGTCCAGGAGCGCGGCGCGACGCTCTGGCACACCCACTCCCCGGCCCCGATGGCGGCGATCCTGGACGGCATGGAGCGGGAGGGCCGCCCCATGCCCGACCTGGTCGTCGCCGACCACGGCTGGGCCGGATGCGCGGCGCAGCGCGGGCTGGACGCCATCGGCTACGCGGACTGCAACGACCCGGCGCTGTTCCTGGGGGAGGCCGAGGGCACCCTCCAGGTGGCCGTCCCGCTGGACGACCACGTGCTGGACCCGCGGTTCTACGACCCGATGACGGAGTACCTGCTGGACGCGGCCGGACTGCTCTGA
- a CDS encoding glycosyltransferase family 2 protein has protein sequence MTVHHLPQPPSDEELYWYFGPQRRWVLISSSLAFVLTAATMLTFALRTPALWAFLAVLSLNVVALALSSVNSLRQRRLTRRSHEVLVHAWHPAELPGVDLYLPTCGEPLPVLENAYRAVADLDWPGALTVWVLDDADSPDVAALAARFGYRYVVRPDRGKLKKAGNLNHALTLSHAEYIAILDADFAPRPDFLRHLVPYLADPGVGIVQSPQCFDTDGTMEWIQRAAGSAQEWFFRWIQPSRDASDAAICCGSNAVYRRSAIDLAGGFARLDHSEDLYTGLALYEQGFRILYVPVLVAKGTSPDNLASYLNQQYRWAMGNLHLIGTPVLKRIGAPWRMRLCFHEGVVGYLTTVVNTFAAPLPPLVMMFWYPDDIRPWHVLPLLAPLWLWHVLLPRISRTRWRIEVIRANVLMSVAAGAAFLHTLRGHSAAWVPTGAGGGKPGTMARRVVLVSLGWLCCSTGAAAGGLALAVARNGWEPNWGLGLYLLVQFQINVPLIRDLVRELRPAAAARRTAPARRGGRSVLPRRWPETLAVTVTLLLTALLASGWVDPMLPWLS, from the coding sequence ATGACCGTGCATCACTTACCTCAACCTCCGTCCGACGAAGAGCTCTACTGGTACTTCGGGCCGCAGCGCCGCTGGGTACTCATCAGCTCCTCGCTCGCCTTCGTGCTCACGGCGGCGACCATGCTCACCTTCGCCCTGCGCACCCCCGCCCTGTGGGCCTTTCTCGCGGTGCTCTCCCTGAACGTCGTCGCCCTGGCGCTCTCCTCCGTCAACAGCCTGCGCCAGCGCCGGCTCACCAGGCGCTCGCACGAAGTGCTCGTACACGCCTGGCACCCGGCCGAGCTGCCGGGCGTGGACCTCTACCTGCCGACCTGCGGGGAACCGCTCCCGGTCCTGGAGAACGCCTACCGGGCCGTCGCGGACCTGGACTGGCCCGGCGCGCTGACCGTCTGGGTGCTCGACGACGCGGACAGCCCCGACGTGGCCGCGCTCGCGGCCCGCTTCGGCTACCGCTACGTCGTACGGCCCGACCGGGGGAAGCTGAAGAAGGCGGGCAACCTCAATCACGCGCTCACCCTGAGCCACGCGGAGTACATCGCCATCCTGGACGCCGACTTCGCGCCCCGGCCGGACTTCCTCCGCCATCTCGTGCCGTACCTGGCCGACCCGGGCGTCGGCATCGTGCAGAGCCCGCAGTGCTTCGACACCGACGGGACGATGGAGTGGATCCAGCGCGCCGCCGGATCGGCCCAGGAGTGGTTCTTCCGCTGGATCCAGCCGTCCCGGGACGCGAGCGACGCGGCGATCTGCTGCGGCAGCAACGCGGTCTACCGGCGCAGCGCCATCGATCTGGCCGGCGGCTTCGCCCGGCTCGACCACAGCGAGGACCTGTACACCGGACTCGCCCTGTACGAGCAGGGGTTCCGGATCCTGTACGTGCCGGTGCTGGTGGCCAAGGGCACCTCGCCGGACAACCTGGCCTCCTACCTCAACCAGCAGTACCGCTGGGCGATGGGCAACCTGCATCTGATCGGGACCCCGGTCCTGAAACGGATCGGCGCCCCCTGGCGGATGCGGCTCTGCTTCCACGAGGGCGTCGTCGGCTACCTGACGACGGTGGTGAACACCTTCGCGGCCCCGCTGCCGCCGCTGGTGATGATGTTCTGGTACCCGGACGACATCCGGCCCTGGCACGTGCTGCCGCTGCTCGCGCCGCTGTGGCTGTGGCACGTGCTGCTGCCCCGGATCAGCCGGACCCGCTGGCGGATCGAGGTGATCCGGGCCAACGTCCTGATGAGCGTGGCCGCCGGGGCCGCGTTCCTGCACACCCTGCGCGGCCACAGCGCGGCGTGGGTGCCCACCGGGGCCGGCGGCGGGAAACCGGGCACCATGGCGCGGCGGGTGGTCCTCGTCTCGCTCGGCTGGCTCTGCTGCTCCACCGGGGCGGCGGCGGGCGGCCTCGCCCTCGCCGTCGCCCGCAACGGCTGGGAGCCCAACTGGGGGCTCGGCCTCTATCTGCTGGTGCAGTTCCAGATCAACGTTCCCCTGATCAGGGACCTGGTGCGGGAGCTACGCCCCGCTGCCGCCGCCCGAAGGACCGCACCGGCCCGGCGGGGCGGCCGCTCCGTGCTGCCCAGACGCTGGCCCGAAACGCTGGCCGTGACGGTCACGCTCCTGCTCACCGCCCTGCTCGCGTCCGGCTGGGTCGATCCGATGCTGCCCTGGCTGAGCTGA
- a CDS encoding acyltransferase family protein, translating to MPTLAPSAPRSGSSAAPAPPPGGTGPRRPAFRPDIEGVRAFAVLSVLAFHASVPALAGGFVGVDVFFVISGYLITGLLVREAVTTGRIRLGEFFARRARRLLPSAAVVLVAVAVAGAWLTVPLRRTGLENDVVAAALSVANWRFVQQRTDYLAAGQDESPLLHFWSLAVEEQFYLCWAPLLALLAVLAARAARRGRALRPAALALTALLTLGSFALSLSWTGDSVSLAYLGTPSRVWQFGTGALLALLPWHLLRGPRALRLLCGWAGAAALVWCVLRYDASTPYPGYAALVPTLATAAVILSGTPGRRPDKAAGYRAGAGVGRLLAMRAPGAVGRLSYTLYLWHWPVLVLAEARFGHLDWPARTALMLASVLPAAATARWVERPLRHSRTLFELPRRGLSLGLAAVLVPVVLALVVGTTTLHLLGPAAPVDVKGLPPGAAAGPTLLARTGTPLTGGPVVPSPVQARQSFPPDGACEVAPPVTSSPPCLFGAADSAHRVVLLGDSHAGQWFSPLLSLAAKRGWALQELVKQGCPLPEIPVVNPQLGRTYHECDSWRADSLARLREGPKPELIVIGSLNRYTDDQRLLLRGWEKTLKPLRALGVPVVYIEDTPVPGTDVPACVSGHLTDPAACAFDAKKARWPDPLARGAAAGTLPGVRTVEVNSVLCPAARPVCPAVLDRILLYRDDAHLTDAAAVVLAPRLERLLMGAGAPAAGGWTRLLHEEFDGPAGSRPAASRWSYDRGTCYPGCPAPQWGTGETETMTDSTDNVRLDGKGALEIVPTRREGRWYSGRIESRRSDFAPPPGGVLRIEASIALPDVTGPAAGGYWPAFWTLGAGLRDGYTGWPGIGELDVMESVNGRDAVFGTMHCGTLDGGPCKEPMGLSSPRQKCSGCRGAFHSYAVEVDTAPGAREVRWYLDGRVYHRVKASGMDAATWERAVTRGQFLILNVAMGGALPAADGAAPGPATEPGHPMRVAEVSVSARGPAGSSR from the coding sequence ATGCCCACCCTCGCCCCTTCCGCCCCCCGGTCCGGGAGCAGCGCCGCCCCCGCACCGCCGCCCGGCGGCACGGGCCCCCGCAGGCCCGCGTTCCGCCCCGATATCGAGGGGGTGCGCGCCTTCGCCGTCCTGTCGGTCCTCGCCTTCCACGCGTCCGTGCCCGCCCTGGCCGGCGGCTTCGTCGGCGTGGACGTCTTCTTCGTCATATCCGGCTACCTGATCACCGGGCTGCTGGTGCGGGAGGCCGTCACGACCGGCCGGATCCGGCTGGGTGAGTTCTTCGCGCGCCGGGCCCGCCGGCTGCTGCCCTCGGCCGCCGTGGTGCTGGTCGCGGTCGCGGTGGCCGGGGCGTGGCTGACCGTCCCGCTGCGGCGCACGGGCCTGGAGAACGACGTGGTGGCGGCGGCCCTGTCCGTGGCCAACTGGCGGTTCGTCCAGCAGCGGACCGACTATCTCGCAGCCGGGCAGGACGAGAGCCCGCTGCTGCACTTCTGGTCGCTCGCGGTGGAGGAGCAGTTCTATCTGTGCTGGGCCCCGTTGCTCGCCCTGCTCGCGGTCCTCGCCGCGCGTGCGGCCCGCCGGGGACGTGCGCTGCGGCCGGCGGCGCTCGCTCTCACCGCCCTGCTGACGCTCGGCAGCTTCGCACTCTCGCTGAGCTGGACGGGCGACTCCGTCTCCCTGGCGTACCTCGGAACGCCTTCGCGCGTCTGGCAGTTCGGTACGGGCGCGCTGCTGGCGCTGCTGCCGTGGCATCTGCTGCGCGGGCCGCGTGCGCTGCGGCTGCTGTGCGGGTGGGCGGGGGCGGCGGCGCTCGTATGGTGCGTACTGCGCTACGACGCCTCGACGCCGTACCCCGGATACGCGGCGCTCGTCCCGACCCTGGCCACGGCCGCGGTCATCCTGTCCGGCACCCCGGGGCGGCGACCGGACAAGGCGGCCGGGTACCGGGCGGGGGCCGGGGTCGGGCGGCTGCTGGCGATGCGGGCTCCCGGGGCCGTCGGCCGGCTCTCGTACACCCTGTACCTCTGGCACTGGCCGGTGCTCGTCCTGGCCGAGGCCCGCTTCGGTCACCTCGACTGGCCCGCGAGGACGGCTCTGATGCTGGCCTCCGTGCTGCCGGCCGCAGCGACCGCGCGCTGGGTGGAGCGGCCGCTGAGGCACAGCCGTACGCTCTTCGAACTGCCCCGGCGGGGGCTGTCGCTGGGCCTCGCCGCCGTGCTCGTACCGGTGGTCCTGGCGCTGGTCGTGGGCACCACCACGCTGCATCTGCTGGGCCCGGCCGCGCCGGTCGACGTGAAGGGGCTGCCGCCGGGAGCGGCCGCCGGCCCCACGCTGCTGGCCAGGACCGGTACGCCGCTCACCGGCGGCCCCGTGGTGCCGAGCCCCGTGCAGGCCCGCCAGAGCTTCCCGCCGGACGGGGCCTGCGAGGTGGCGCCGCCCGTGACGAGCAGCCCGCCCTGCCTGTTCGGGGCGGCGGACAGCGCGCACCGGGTCGTCCTGCTCGGCGACTCGCACGCCGGGCAGTGGTTCTCGCCGCTGCTCAGTCTCGCGGCCAAGCGCGGCTGGGCCCTCCAGGAGCTGGTGAAGCAGGGCTGCCCGTTGCCCGAAATACCGGTGGTGAACCCGCAGTTGGGGCGTACGTACCACGAGTGCGACAGCTGGCGGGCCGACAGCCTGGCCCGGCTCCGCGAGGGGCCGAAGCCCGAGCTGATAGTGATCGGTTCGCTGAACCGGTACACCGATGACCAGCGGCTGCTGCTCAGGGGCTGGGAGAAGACCCTGAAGCCGCTGCGCGCGCTCGGGGTTCCGGTGGTCTACATCGAGGACACCCCGGTGCCGGGTACCGATGTCCCGGCGTGCGTCTCCGGGCACCTCACGGACCCGGCGGCCTGCGCCTTCGACGCCAAGAAGGCCCGGTGGCCCGATCCGCTGGCGCGCGGGGCGGCGGCCGGCACGCTGCCCGGAGTGCGGACCGTGGAGGTGAACTCGGTGCTGTGCCCGGCCGCGCGGCCCGTCTGCCCGGCGGTCCTGGACCGGATCCTGCTCTACCGGGACGACGCCCATCTGACCGATGCCGCGGCCGTGGTGCTGGCGCCCCGCCTCGAACGGCTGCTCATGGGGGCCGGCGCACCGGCGGCGGGCGGCTGGACCCGGCTGCTGCACGAGGAGTTCGACGGCCCCGCGGGCAGCCGCCCGGCCGCGTCCCGCTGGAGTTACGACCGGGGCACCTGCTATCCGGGCTGCCCGGCCCCGCAGTGGGGCACCGGGGAGACCGAGACGATGACGGACTCCACGGACAACGTCCGCCTCGACGGGAAGGGGGCACTGGAGATCGTGCCCACCCGGCGCGAGGGCCGCTGGTACTCGGGCCGTATCGAGTCCAGGCGCTCCGATTTCGCCCCGCCCCCCGGGGGCGTCCTGCGGATCGAGGCGTCGATCGCCCTGCCGGACGTCACGGGCCCGGCGGCGGGCGGCTACTGGCCGGCCTTCTGGACCCTGGGCGCCGGGCTGCGCGACGGGTACACGGGCTGGCCCGGCATCGGTGAGCTCGACGTGATGGAGTCCGTCAACGGCCGGGACGCCGTCTTCGGCACCATGCACTGCGGCACCCTGGACGGCGGTCCGTGCAAGGAGCCGATGGGGCTCAGCTCGCCGCGTCAGAAGTGCTCCGGCTGTCGCGGCGCGTTCCACTCGTACGCCGTGGAGGTCGACACCGCACCCGGTGCGCGGGAGGTTCGCTGGTATCTGGACGGCCGGGTCTACCACCGGGTGAAGGCGTCCGGCATGGACGCGGCCACCTGGGAGCGGGCGGTGACGCGGGGCCAGTTCCTGATCCTGAACGTGGCGATGGGCGGGGCGCTGCCGGCCGCCGACGGCGCCGCGCCGGGTCCCGCGACGGAGCCCGGTCACCCGATGCGGGTGGCGGAGGTCAGCGTGTCGGCCCGGGGACCGGCCGGGTCGAGTAGGTGA
- a CDS encoding DUF6056 family protein encodes MTAEPSGTAGGVRPPRTPGPRQPLWAAVLTVFPLALLAASFWIGRLVRPGGDDWCFLPVLRDDGVSGMIGKFYLDDNGRVANALMVALYGAGGVAGHQWYATVSGLLILAVLWALIPAALHSAGRTAPRGVPLLVASMTAAVFFFATPNTYKTFYWPASSVSHTVAPALAAAAVIPLLRARSRRGRILALCVAVVAGLFIGTLSEGTSIVAGVLLCTVLLLSLRSRPGPGRHRTRLWCGVALGALVAGLVIIYTSPGSRHRRDRFGTGATSVVDTGSLADALRTFGDILGTVLTTWTYLGALAVGVLLGLLLRESGPAADGPLRGRPLVPALAAVAAFLVSGYLCTLITLPAFEHNMMTYGTRTWNDYLFLFVLLLAGLGALLGNALRTRARGTAAVPLVTGAAALLCAAVCVGLFVPLTGLAHDMDVRARHWDRQDRWLRQEAAEGAHVLPYAPASVGQMRDPFGDHGRSAWPAVCTARYYHLTRITYSTRPVPGPTR; translated from the coding sequence ATGACCGCGGAACCATCCGGAACGGCGGGCGGCGTACGGCCCCCGAGGACACCGGGGCCCCGGCAGCCGCTCTGGGCGGCCGTGCTCACGGTGTTCCCGCTCGCCCTGCTCGCCGCGTCCTTCTGGATCGGCCGGCTGGTGCGGCCGGGCGGCGACGACTGGTGCTTCCTGCCCGTCCTGCGCGACGACGGCGTCTCCGGCATGATCGGGAAGTTCTACCTGGACGACAACGGGCGCGTCGCCAACGCCCTGATGGTCGCGCTCTACGGGGCCGGCGGTGTGGCGGGCCACCAGTGGTACGCCACCGTCAGCGGGCTGCTGATCCTCGCCGTGCTGTGGGCGCTGATCCCGGCCGCGCTGCACAGCGCCGGGCGGACCGCGCCGCGCGGAGTGCCGCTGCTCGTCGCGTCGATGACGGCCGCGGTGTTCTTCTTCGCCACCCCCAACACGTACAAGACGTTCTACTGGCCCGCCTCCTCCGTCTCGCACACCGTGGCCCCCGCCCTGGCCGCCGCGGCGGTGATCCCACTGCTGCGGGCCCGGTCGCGCCGGGGGCGGATCCTCGCGCTGTGCGTCGCCGTCGTGGCCGGGCTGTTCATCGGCACCCTCTCGGAGGGGACGTCGATCGTCGCGGGCGTCCTGCTCTGCACCGTGCTGCTGCTCAGCCTCCGGTCGCGGCCCGGACCCGGCCGCCACCGCACCCGGCTCTGGTGCGGCGTCGCGCTGGGCGCCCTGGTGGCGGGGCTGGTCATCATCTACACCTCGCCGGGCTCCCGGCACCGCCGTGACCGGTTCGGCACCGGCGCCACGTCCGTCGTCGACACCGGATCGCTGGCCGACGCGCTGCGGACCTTCGGCGACATCCTGGGGACCGTCCTCACCACCTGGACCTACCTGGGCGCGCTCGCCGTCGGCGTCCTGCTGGGGCTGCTGCTGCGCGAGAGCGGCCCGGCCGCCGACGGGCCCCTGCGCGGCCGTCCGCTGGTTCCGGCCCTGGCGGCGGTGGCGGCGTTCCTGGTGTCCGGGTACCTCTGCACGCTCATCACCCTCCCGGCCTTCGAGCACAACATGATGACGTATGGCACCCGCACCTGGAACGACTACCTCTTCCTGTTCGTGCTGCTCCTCGCCGGACTCGGCGCCCTGCTCGGCAACGCCCTGCGCACCCGCGCGCGGGGCACCGCCGCCGTCCCCCTCGTCACGGGGGCGGCGGCGCTGCTCTGCGCGGCGGTCTGCGTGGGACTGTTCGTTCCGCTGACGGGCCTGGCCCACGACATGGACGTACGGGCCCGCCACTGGGACCGCCAGGACCGGTGGCTGCGCCAGGAGGCGGCCGAGGGCGCACACGTCCTGCCGTACGCACCGGCCTCCGTGGGGCAGATGCGCGACCCGTTCGGGGACCACGGCCGCAGCGCCTGGCCGGCCGTCTGCACGGCGCGGTACTACCACCTGACGCGGATCACCTACTCGACCCGGCCGGTCCCCGGGCCGACACGCTGA